The genomic region TGAAGAAAGCAAATAATGAACGTGATCAAGAGACTGAACAATTCATCCAACAACTACCTAGTGAAGTAGCTAAACAAAGTAATCATCTAAGTAAATGTGATATAGATATTAAGAAAGAAGGTATCGCTAGGCCAACACCACAACCTTCATtgccactaccaccaccaccgtcgccATCGGCTTCATCATCACAGAGCCAGGGGGGACCGACGCGAGCTGTTAGTCCGACGACGTCAACGATAGCCTCTTCGTCGAGTACTGCGGTGTCACTGTCGCCGTCGGCCTCTACGACATCAACAGCATCGGCTACGTCGACCGGAGTGACGTCCGTCATTCCTTCgtcggcagcagcagcctcgGCGGCTATAGGAAAAACGTCGATAGTCGCCAACGCCGCTCACATGCATCCGATCATGGTACCCAAGGTGGGAACTGCAACGACATCCACCACTTCAACGTCCTCGACATCCTGCCTGGTACCGCTCGGTGGCTCCACTGGGGTACTCGGTTTCCAGCCGACGGCCTCATCCTCGGTATCGCCCGTCGGCACAGGAGTcagtgccgccgccgccatgtTGCACGGTGTGGTCTCGTCAGAACCGTCCCCATCATCGTACTCGTCGATATCGTCGCTGTCCGCATTGACGGCAACCGTAGGAGGAAACATCGGCCTCCCTATGGCAGCCGTCGTCGGACAAGCGACCGGAGTTCCGGGACCGTCGTTGCACAACTCACCCCACGTTGTGCTGCAATCATCGTCCTCCTCTTCGCCCGGTTGTTCGAGCTCAGGCTCAAGCGGTGCCACCTCGGTTACCGGAGGTAGCGGGCTAGTGATGGTGAACCGGATCAGCACATCGAACAAACGGCTCCGACTTCGGCCCCTGTCAAAGGAGCTGGAGGAGTGGATATGGCAGGACAATAGACATTTTCTGCAAGATCGCAACATTTTTGAACATACCTATTTCAAGTAAGTGTGTTGAAGAAACCTGAATATATAAAGCAGTATATTaaccgtttttctttccatttcctaCTAGCTTTATGTGGCAGATCTGTGGTCATATACCGCAAAGCCTACTGGCGCTACCGGACATTACGTGTATCGCAGCCCAATTATCCGTGTCTTTCTTTATTGAAACATTTATTCACGCGAAAGAAAAGGTAAGTTTATCTTATTACCGTGTCTCTCACTACTTTAGTAACACTGCTTTGAACAACTCCGTTTTCGACGATTCGCTTCCAGCCCACGATGGTGCTCTGGGTGGAGCTGCTAACGAAACAGTTCAACGCCAGCCAGGAAGCCTGCGAATGGTTCCTTAGTCACATGTCGGCCGAGCCGTGGTGGCCCGTCCAGGTGCTGATCCAATGCCCGAACCAGATGGTTCGTCAAATGTTCCAGCGGCTTGTCATTCACGTGATACAGCGCTTGAGGTAAGGTTTACTGGGGACCGTTCGGTTTTGCGGTTGTCAACAACAATCACTAATAATTCTATTGCGCCTGTGTTTGGGTTTTAGACAAAGCCACTGCGCTCTCTATCTGAAGGCGGAAACGGACGTCGATGGGAATGAAATCATCGGAAATGTGTCGTGCGTGACGCGCTTCATCAAGTCTCTCATCATGCTAATGGAGCATGGAGCAAAGGCCCATTCGCGCCATTTGTCAGAGTTTTTCGGGCTGTTGTACGAGTTTTCGCGGATGGGTGAAGAGGAAGCACTGTTCCTTCTACGCATTAACGTCATCCGGAGCGTGGCCGATTTCTATCTCGGGCACAAGGGCCAGGAATGTGtgagtatttgtttttaaggGTAGCGAAAGCCGTGTAGAAAATCTTTGAAAAACGTTGCCATTATGTTCTACCATCTTCCCAGATTGATGCCAGTTCAGATAATGACGAAAACTCATCGGATGAGACGCTCACGGTGGATAAATCGCGACCAGCATCGCTGGACAAAATGATTGCCCTGGTGGCTTCGTTGGTGGAACGCTCGCGCGGGCCCGATCTCCGGCTGCATCTTTCCGCTCGCGACTATAATGCAATCGCGGGCGGCAAGGGATTCCCCTTCCTGTACCAGCAGATCAAGGACAACATTAACCCGCACCAGACGCGTCATCTCATCCACGCCCTGTGCCGGTGTGATGAGCGGCTCGCCAGCCAGATCATCACGATGCTGTTCACGGCCGTCACAAAGCACACGGAACTGTGTGGTCCGTTCTTCAAGCTGCTCACACTGCTCACCGAATCTTCCGGCGGTCCGTCCGGTTTGCCGTGCTTTTCACAGTTGGTGCTACAACGCGTTTGGGATGCGGCCGAGTACTGCCCCCAGTCTGCCCTGGATTGGCTGGCGGTGCAAGCGCCTCGCAACAAGATCGCCCATAACTGGATCCTGCAGTCGGCCGAAAGCTGGGTGGAAACGTTTCTGCTCGCACATACCAACGCCCGGGTGCGCAATGCTGCCGCCTACCTGCTGGTGTCCCTAGTGCCTTCGCAAAGCTTCCGCAACAACTACCGAGCGACGTCGCACCACAAGCTGTCGATGCACGTGTTTCAGCATCGGGAAATCTCATGCGAAGCGCAGCTGATTTTGCACACCATCCTcaatctgctgctgctgctgttgcggtCGGCACGCAACTATACCGAGTACAACGTACACGGCACAACCAAGCTGACGGCGTACTTTAACCTGCTCACATACTGTTTAGTGTCGAAGACGGAGAAATTAATGGTAAGAAATTTCCCTGCGTCGCTTCATTTATTGAGGTCATGCTGATTTGAAAATGTCTTCCCGGTCGTTCTCGAGAGATTAGTAATTTCGTTTTGGTCACTCTTGTTGCAGGTTGGACCACATCTGCGGTCGTTATGGGAGCTGTTTCACCCGAGGCTATCAGAGCCGGCTGTACCGGCGCATCACAACAAGCAGGCATTGCTCGCATTCTGGTATCAGGCCACCTTAGATTGTCCAGAAAATGCGATTCTCGTGGCAAACTGTCCAGATATAACGCGTAACATCGCGTTTAATTACATACTGTAAGTATACCTTTTTATCGTAGACtctatatttctttttttattcttttgggCACTTTTGTTCATCTTTCAGAGCCGATCATGACGACACGGAAATAGTGACGTACAATCGCGCAATGTTGCCGGTGTACTACGGCTTGTTGCGAATGTGCTGTCAGCAGAGTCGTCTTCTGACTCGTCAGCTGGCGGCCCACCAGAACCTACAGTGGGCGTTTAAGAACATAACGCCGCATCCGACGCAGTATCCTCTAGCCGTAGACGAACTGTTCCGCCTGATGACACTGTTCGCCCAGCGACACCCGGACGCGAACGAGGTCGAGCAGCGGGACGTAACGATCTTCCGCCGCACGACCCTCACCGCCTACTTGAATGGGTTGGATGCGCGCGTTTCCTGGGGTACGTTGATCGCTGCACTGCGCATTCTGGTCGAAAACGACGACGATCGGCTGTTTGTGGTGCTGAACGGTGGCATTACGctctgcttcgatgcactgcACACGCTTCACTCGATGTACCACGAGGCGACCGCTTGCCATGTGTTCGGCGACCTGCAGGAGCTGCTGACGGAGGTGATCTTGCTGATAAGCACGCTGCGTGTTAGTTGCCGCGAGCAGAAGAAACGACCTCCGCCACCGCTGATGAAGGGTCTGCCCGATGCCGTACGTCGGTTGGCCACGCTGTTGAACACGTTCAACCCGCCCGAGATGCGCAATCTGGCACTGGAGGTGCTCAAGGAGTTGGTCAAGTGTGCCACCCCGGACATCATCTCGACCGTGCTCGTTCCGCTGCTAACGAACTGCCATGCACCGAGCGTGCACCATCTAACCCACCACCAGCCGAATAGTATGGGAGCGACCGGCACCGGCGGTTCCGTGGCACTATCGGCATCAGGAGCAACgacagcagctgcagcagcggcggcggcagcgacTGCCGTTAACGCTGCAACGGCTGCCACCATTGGTCCGTTAGGATCCTACTTCCCTCGACGCGGCGTAAAGGCGGCCTGGCCACCGGTTTCGAAAAATACACCTCGCCCACCGAGACCGATGGTTCAGATGAACATTCCACAGTCTCAGATCTGTGAGAAGGTGAGCGAGAGGGGATGTGGCGATTCGAAGTAGAATTTTACTCATCCAATTGAACTCTTACCATTTAGGGTCTCGATAAGGACTTTGACCTGGCGCTGGAACTATTCTATCGACCGTACCACGAGTTTCTCGACATCATGTTCCGGGTGGCGGTAACCGCGAATCATTTCACCGAACCGATGGTCCACTTGTCGCTACTGGCCGGCATTGAAGCGGTTGTGTTACACTTTAACATTTTCCCCAAGTTTTGGGTTGGCATCTACAACAACAAGACGACGCATAGGTAAGAGCAGTAACTAGTCTCCGTTAACGAACAATGCATAATCACGGTGCTCATTGCAGGTACTCGGAGATGCTGATTAAGAATCCCCTGCTCATCGATTACATCGACAACATACTGAGAGATGAAAGACTATCGCTAAACGACCCAATCATAGCAAATTTTATCGAAATCTACTACCCAAAGgtggtaaaaacaaaatgataaagGAGCGATTGTTcggttattatttatttatttttggtgaCTTTTAGATAAAATCTCGCCTGGTTGTACCACGTCTGCTCGAGTCCATCTGTCAACTGCTGCCGGACAAGGGCAACCTGGAGGACATTTGCGGCGATCTGCAGGCGATCCGCATTATCGGGCAACGCACGGGAATCCCCAGGAGCGTGAAGGGAGCCCTGCAAAACTCGCTGCATGCCGTGCTGACGAAGTTTAAGGATGAAATCTACAGCGACGGTAGGAATGGAAGAAAGGAAGCAGTAGTTTTCAACCCGTATAACACACtttctttacttttgtttatttctgtaGAAGAAACGCCACCGAAAAAACGTAAAGTGACCGTGCCACACATAACGATACATCCGGTTGTCCGCTCGCCAATGACTTCGTCATCGGGTGGCACGCCGACTGAAGTTGGTGCTCCAGCGGCGGCTTACAATGCAGGAACCGCAGTGTCGTCGGGCGCTGGTGGAAAGTCTTCCCGAGGTAAAGAAACGCTTCCGTCGATAGAAATCACCGTACAGAGTAAACCACAACCGGGCGGATCATGTTCCACCGCCGACGTAATGATGAAACCTCCGTCCACTGTCGGGACCGCAGCGACGACTGCTGCTTCGCTTATTACCACTCGTCGGGATGCTGCAATATCCTGCGAGACAACGACGACGTGCACGACCATGACGTCGTCGACAGCAGTGACAACTAGTACGGTGGCAGCCTCTACAACGGTGGTTATGTCTCAAGAGGGAGCAGAAAAACACTCCCGTTATGGAGACGACGTTAGTAAGGCAAATCCAGTGTCGTCGGAAGAGATAAAAGAGTCGCTTAAAAAGCAAGATCCGGTGTCTAACGAGGGCGTCGCGGGGTCAACAAATAGTTGCAGCGGAAGTGGAAGCAGTAGCAGTTCCAAGGAGTCTCCTGCAGGAGAAGAAACCATAGGTCCGATGGCACCGTCGGCCAGCGGTAGCGGTGAGCCGCCGCAgaatcagcaacagcatcagaaGCAGCAGGAACAGTACCTGCGCAATCTGGTGAAAGATATCGAGAGCCATATTGAGCTTATATTTGAGTGcttggacgacgacgacgatgaggaggATAAAAAAGACAGTGGCGATAAGAGTGGCGATCGTCGGTCGGAGGACAACAGCAAACCATCAGTCGTTAGTTCAAAGCAGGAGCAGGAGCATTCTTTGGGCAGCAAGTCAAAGTCCATGGCCGCTCCTGCGGTGGATCCAACCACACCACGAATAGACGACGATAATGTCGAAGGTAAGCAAACGACGACGGACGGCACACACGCAACCGACGCGACCGTTCGACCAAAAATGCCACAGCACCTAGAGCCCGACGCTAGGCAATGTCCAAGCCCAAGCAAGATTAAGAAGAAgcttggtgatggtggtgagaCGGAACCACCGGCACCACCATCGAAAGTTACTACCAACAACGTGGTCGAAGGACCAGGCAAAGGAACCGCCATCGAGTGTAGTGAACCACCGGTTGCAGAGGAAAGGCCAACTTCCGAACCGGCAGCGCGCAATAAAATCGAAGGGGAAACGTAAATGCGCGTACGATGACTGTTCACTGCAATGTGAGAGAATTGCTGTGTTGCTCTTAGTAACCATGCATGGTTACCACCGATTGCTGAGCAAACCGGGAGTGAAACGATCACCAGGGAatagtgagtgagtgagtgggTTTGAAAGAGTGAACCGGACCGACTTACTGTATctaaatataacaaaatgTCGTTTTAAGGATACTACTTAATATGGAGATGATTTGCACGCTTCGGACGAATAATATGCGCACGTATTTGGTTGAATTTCGGGCTGGTGTTACGGTGCAGTTGGTTTTTGAACGGATATTTATGTATCCCCAGATTATGGTAGACCCGGTATATGGGTACGGAGCGATGGTTATCGATCCGGAATTCCGTGTAGTATTCACAGGGAAGAATCGTGCAAAATCGTCACCAaattcttcaattttttttacttttttatcaatttcatttttatcatcGCGCTCGGTATCGCACTTTGTTGTCGATTGTGGGAGAGTATCTCcttcattattattaattttattactattattacgATAACGGTCATTATTGTGCAGTTGAACGCGGTAACCGTAAGCATCACGTTGGCATGATCggagaaagtaaaaaaagaaaaagataattTAAGGAGCAATCGTAAGCAACAGAAACCGTTATTATTGGGTACATTGTTTCATGacgtatatttttttttattgattgttCAGTTCATCCCTAAGCAAGGGGGAGATCTTGAACAACGTAATGCGATGCCACAGGAGGCACCCCTAAGAATGTGATGTTTAAATTCAGTGCACCTAGTAGGGGAGGGGCGCAGCATACCCACAGGCACATAGGTGTGTTTAAAGGTGGAACGGCGGGTGATGCGTGAAAGTAAAAATTACAGCTCATCGCAgataaaacagaagaaaacaggaaaaaacgtATTTAGGctaagaacaaacaaaaaacgcagGGCATCTAGCGCGGCCTCGAAATAGAGCAGAcgaaagagagtgagagtgtTGATTTCTTCGGACGCAAGGATATGTATGACGAATTGTAGCAGCACCGCATTTGGGAAGGGTTTCCCAAAGTAAAAAGggttgatggaaaacgaaaagataATCTAATGCTAAGCGCGAATGAAtggttgaaaaaacaaacaaaaaatcaaacaaatcagcaaaacaaaaaaatttccattttttttccacattaCATGCGGTCAGTGATTATACATTGAtgtaacgattttttttaccatACATATTATTATTACTGTTATATCGTCCTTCATTCATTAAGCAACCACCAGAAGCCAGTTCATTCGGGAGTGTTGTTTTAAAACGCTGGTGCCCACCTTTTCTATCGAACATGCGACGCGGAATGCAATTGTTGAAAGTTGCAAGTCAGTTTCCAACATTGCATTTCGTCCTTGCCTATgcgttctttcttttttttccccctatcATTACTTCTTCTCTTCGTCTCTTTATTCAATAACGTATCAGTGCTGGATGGGAGGAAATTGAATAAGATTTAAAATGGGAATCTGCGGTCGACGGAGAATGATAAGACAGAGAGAGGCGGGGTATCATATTTATTATTACACTAGCTAGTCTAAAAATTTCCGTATGGTCCTTATTACTCGTATGAAACTTATTATTTTTAGTtataaaaaacatttattatcgTGAATCGATGGTTATGACCGATGGAGTTCGATGTTTGCGCTCTGTCCGAAAAGATAAAGACCGAAAGAAACCTATTTACCAACTTTACTTAACAGGGAAATTGCAATAAGAAAAAGTTGATGGACGTATCGTAATACGTCTGGGAAATATTATTACAGAATATGAAGTCAGCTGAATTTTCGTATCCTTTCAATAACGTAAAATCCTTTCGGTGATTTGAAAATTACCCAAGTGTGCGCTTTGTTTTGACGTTTCTTTCGCTCAGCGTGCTTTGACAGTTCTCCGTGCCGTTGCGTAAACATTGTAGCAAGGAAAGTACCTCGGATAGGGGCCGGTTGCGGGAGATATTGTGATATTTTAATAAGTAAAATACTCCTGCAAAAACGAGCACAATGTCTCTGCTAAGGCCTCTTTCGTTTATCACGGGGTTAGTATCCCGAACGGTACCCAGCAACGTACGGCACATTCATCGGTCCGCGATGCTGTGCAAAGTGGAGGATCGCAAGGCAATGCTTGCTTCGTTGCCGACCAAAGATGAAGGCACCGTCGGTGAACGTTCGATCGACATCGATTCCATGATCGATAAGTAAGGCTGGAGGAAGTGGAGCAGACTTCAATCGAAAGTATATTTGATGGTTCCACCATTGTTCGGATTACAGAAAGAGCAGCATATTTCCGGACGCAGGCACACCCACAGCACTCTTCAACGGGGTCCCGTTTAACGAGATACCGATCTGCCACATTCGCGTTTCCCCCAACAACACCATCATCTCCATCACCGATGCCAAGGGTGTGCCACAGTTCATCCGGTCGTGCGGTATCGAAGGGTTCAAAAATACCCGCAAGGGCACGAACATTGCCGCGCAAGCTACCGCCATCAGTATCAGCTCGAGGGCGATCGAACGTGGCTACAAAACGGTCCGTGTGACCGTTCGTGGACTCGGCC from Anopheles coustani chromosome 3, idAnoCousDA_361_x.2, whole genome shotgun sequence harbors:
- the LOC131271838 gene encoding small ribosomal subunit protein uS11m, with the translated sequence MSLLRPLSFITGLVSRTVPSNVRHIHRSAMLCKVEDRKAMLASLPTKDEGTVGERSIDIDSMIDKKSSIFPDAGTPTALFNGVPFNEIPICHIRVSPNNTIISITDAKGVPQFIRSCGIEGFKNTRKGTNIAAQATAISISSRAIERGYKTVRVTVRGLGPGRMSAIKGLEMAGLNIISITDTTPVSWNPPRPRKQRKL